A stretch of the Vulcanisaeta souniana JCM 11219 genome encodes the following:
- a CDS encoding EamA family transporter, with the protein MSSRGGLWPGLYIMAAAALWSTIGVASVYSRNPIMLGLFRSLFASLVSLFIRRVFNKASVLTGIALGVLFSVYPLAAVTAGVGLAAFLLYTAPLWATLVALGMGERPSRRGVIGVSLVIIAIVLIGAQTIRGSISLIGVFLGLLSGISYGSYIALARRFAKAGDGADVSLGAMPYTLIITAPTAIAYSIMTSYWRPIVRPALWGVYLGIVTTVIPYRLFAMGVSRLRASTASVIATVEPVLAAIWGLLFFRQVPTALTLIAYALIITASIIVSFERV; encoded by the coding sequence GTGAGCAGTAGGGGTGGTTTGTGGCCTGGACTTTACATAATGGCCGCCGCGGCGCTTTGGTCAACAATTGGCGTGGCCAGTGTGTATAGCAGGAACCCAATTATGCTTGGGTTATTTAGGTCCTTATTCGCGTCCCTGGTCTCATTATTTATACGGAGGGTCTTTAACAAGGCCTCCGTATTAACGGGCATAGCCCTCGGCGTATTGTTCTCGGTGTACCCGCTGGCAGCTGTAACGGCCGGCGTGGGCCTTGCAGCCTTCCTACTTTACACGGCACCGCTATGGGCAACACTGGTGGCTCTCGGCATGGGTGAGAGGCCCAGTAGGCGTGGTGTCATTGGTGTTTCCCTGGTGATAATAGCGATTGTATTAATTGGCGCTCAAACAATTAGGGGTTCAATAAGCCTTATCGGCGTGTTCCTGGGTCTGCTCTCGGGAATTTCCTACGGCTCATACATAGCCCTTGCCAGGAGGTTCGCCAAGGCGGGCGATGGGGCTGATGTTTCCTTGGGTGCAATGCCGTATACATTAATAATAACTGCACCAACCGCAATTGCTTACTCAATAATGACGAGTTACTGGAGACCAATAGTTAGGCCGGCCTTGTGGGGTGTTTACTTGGGTATAGTTACCACGGTGATACCCTATAGGCTCTTCGCTATGGGGGTTTCGAGGTTGAGGGCTTCCACGGCCTCGGTTATAGCCACGGTGGAGCCTGTACTGGCAGCTATTTGGGGCCTCCTATTCTTTAGGCAAGTGCCTACGGCATTGACGTTAATAGCCTATGCCCTAATAATAACGGCGTCAATAATAGTATCCTTTGAGAGAGTTTGA
- a CDS encoding amidohydrolase family protein, giving the protein MDKADLIIRAKYVITMANPLIIEDGAVAIDNGLVKAVGRASDVLSQYRGEGVINRDRHILMPGLIDTHTHTQQVLLRSFINDERLALPPLWTKLLIPFEELLNDDLTYLSSLMSVTAMAKNGITYFIEAGAPRPRELVKAINEVGIRGVVTPSTFNVRGDEIIDADDVIRGIEELLPEVNDKVRVWCSIRQVMMVTEDLLLKAKDFCLNRGLGITYHLGEYQGEVDYALTKYGIRPLEVFDKLGLTLIRPTVIAHAIYLSSRERTIIRDRGLGIAWCPTVDSIAMGPHWLPMFNDVLFGFGSDGGAFTSLDLLHETKIAKAVGKALTVGITYDKSSFNSITMLRALTGWGGLLVGDNVGAIKEGFKADLITLRLNDTRALPAYDPVESVVSFLGGHDVNDTLVGGRFVVRDGKLISTNEDDIIEKLYAVMPSVNEKLNNMKHGLFNPILHT; this is encoded by the coding sequence ATGGATAAGGCCGACCTAATTATAAGGGCTAAGTACGTAATAACAATGGCAAATCCATTAATTATAGAGGATGGCGCCGTGGCCATAGATAATGGCCTAGTTAAGGCGGTGGGTAGGGCAAGCGACGTACTCAGCCAGTATAGGGGTGAGGGGGTCATTAATAGGGACAGGCACATCCTAATGCCGGGCCTCATTGACACCCACACACATACACAGCAGGTATTGCTCAGGTCTTTCATTAATGATGAGAGGCTTGCGCTACCGCCATTATGGACAAAGCTCCTAATACCATTCGAGGAATTACTCAATGATGACTTGACATACCTGTCATCACTTATGAGCGTCACTGCCATGGCCAAGAACGGCATCACATACTTCATTGAGGCTGGCGCACCGAGACCTAGGGAGTTGGTTAAGGCGATTAATGAGGTCGGTATTAGGGGTGTGGTTACGCCGTCGACCTTTAATGTACGTGGAGATGAAATCATCGATGCTGATGATGTCATACGTGGAATTGAGGAATTACTGCCGGAGGTTAATGATAAGGTTAGGGTGTGGTGTTCAATTAGGCAGGTAATGATGGTTACTGAAGACCTACTCCTCAAGGCAAAGGATTTCTGCCTAAATAGGGGATTGGGCATAACCTATCACTTGGGTGAGTACCAGGGCGAGGTCGATTACGCGCTCACTAAGTACGGTATTAGGCCCCTCGAAGTCTTCGATAAACTTGGCTTAACGCTAATAAGGCCTACGGTGATAGCACATGCCATTTATCTATCCAGTAGAGAAAGAACCATTATTAGGGATAGGGGGTTAGGCATTGCCTGGTGCCCAACGGTTGACTCAATAGCCATGGGTCCTCATTGGCTACCCATGTTTAATGACGTGTTGTTTGGCTTTGGAAGTGATGGCGGTGCATTCACAAGTCTCGATCTGTTGCACGAAACCAAGATCGCTAAAGCCGTGGGCAAGGCATTAACTGTGGGTATTACCTATGATAAGTCCTCCTTCAACTCCATTACAATGCTTAGGGCACTCACAGGCTGGGGTGGCCTATTAGTTGGGGATAATGTTGGGGCAATTAAGGAGGGATTTAAGGCTGATTTAATAACGCTTAGGCTTAATGATACCAGGGCATTACCTGCGTATGACCCTGTGGAGTCTGTGGTATCGTTTTTGGGTGGTCATGATGTTAATGATACGTTGGTAGGTGGTAGGTTTGTTGTTAGGGATGGTAAATTAATAAGTACTAATGAGGATGATATTATTGAGAAATTGTATGCGGTGATGCCTAGTGTTAATGAGAAATTGAACAACATGAAACACGGGCTTTTTAATCCCATTTTACATACATAA
- a CDS encoding sulfite exporter TauE/SafE family protein, which produces MVLLRTILCCIELLIFSIIAGLLGSLTGLGGGTVLVPLLTLFLGIPIAYAAGASLISTIATSSGAASAYIRDKITNVRIGMGLEIATTTGSIVGSLTAAYIYSHSLAWIVYVVFGIVILTSIIPTAQRGKYEIPDPRRPDRTTKIFKLYGSYYDDALKREVKYWGVRWWLGELIMFFAGFISGLLGIGSGALKVLGMDWAMNLPMKVSTTTSNFMIGVTAATGSALYWYFGYIQPMMAAVTAIGVLIGAMSGTKILVRITNKQVRWVFLAILAFLGMEMLLKGLYMDHVITIAVTTQYLLSVIFTVIVMTILYYRYGILMARKERRTAIRGGGNA; this is translated from the coding sequence ATGGTATTGCTTAGAACAATACTATGTTGCATAGAGTTACTTATATTCAGTATCATAGCTGGATTACTTGGGTCACTAACAGGTTTGGGGGGTGGTACGGTATTAGTACCCCTACTTACATTGTTCCTGGGAATACCAATAGCCTATGCCGCTGGTGCATCGCTAATATCCACAATAGCCACCTCGAGCGGCGCAGCCAGTGCGTACATTAGGGATAAGATAACTAATGTCAGGATTGGCATGGGTCTCGAGATAGCCACTACGACAGGGTCAATAGTTGGTTCATTAACGGCAGCCTACATATATAGCCACAGCCTTGCGTGGATCGTCTACGTGGTCTTCGGCATAGTAATACTGACATCAATAATACCAACAGCCCAAAGGGGTAAGTATGAAATACCTGATCCGAGGAGGCCTGATCGAACCACGAAGATCTTTAAGCTGTACGGTAGTTACTACGATGACGCACTAAAGAGGGAGGTTAAGTATTGGGGTGTTCGTTGGTGGCTCGGCGAATTAATAATGTTCTTCGCAGGTTTCATCAGTGGGTTGTTGGGTATTGGTAGTGGTGCCCTTAAGGTCCTCGGGATGGACTGGGCCATGAATCTACCCATGAAGGTGAGCACAACAACGAGCAACTTCATGATAGGGGTAACGGCTGCCACGGGCAGTGCCCTGTACTGGTACTTCGGTTATATACAGCCGATGATGGCTGCCGTGACTGCCATCGGCGTCCTGATAGGGGCTATGAGTGGTACGAAGATACTGGTGAGGATTACGAATAAGCAGGTTAGGTGGGTCTTCCTGGCAATACTGGCTTTCCTAGGCATGGAGATGCTGCTTAAGGGCCTATATATGGACCACGTAATAACGATAGCCGTGACAACCCAATACCTATTGAGCGTAATCTTCACGGTCATAGTGATGACGATCCTCTATTACCGCTACGGCATATTAATGGCGAGAAAGGAGAGAAGGACCGCAATTAGGGGTGGTGGAAATGCCTAG
- a CDS encoding MFS transporter, with protein sequence MELSNRLALIGAVRSLGSSLLWSFTGFALFQYYKLPLILVSLFYVTQAVISSIAFIIGGYLADFLGRVRTMTISAVVSSIALIIAYVINKPLAVVLMVLIQSFFNNTYGVANTSIVGDYAREFTSLVKYFSRLRVGINAGWAIGPAIGGLLYEIYGFRILILLGSVIPLMALPLLMTLPEPNYVAEAGLTFHVNRAFALFLIPSFLTFLVMGQLGFPLLTYYNMHVGLTTFQVGLLYMENGLLVVFLQDIIGRYLRRPSLISLGMVIYGVSYLAVAFIPGFAWAVVGMFFITLAEMVVSPLSQSIANALADPRSRGRYMGLYSLITGLGRTMASSISGVLLSYAIKQPFAMWGFVFAVAISSSGLYSIIIRDALVLSRRA encoded by the coding sequence ATGGAGCTCAGCAATAGATTGGCTCTGATTGGCGCCGTCCGATCCCTGGGCAGTTCACTGCTTTGGTCATTCACGGGATTCGCACTATTCCAATACTACAAACTACCTCTAATCCTAGTCTCCCTATTTTACGTAACCCAGGCCGTGATTAGTTCAATAGCCTTCATAATTGGAGGCTACCTGGCGGACTTCCTCGGCAGGGTCAGGACAATGACCATTTCGGCGGTGGTGTCGTCAATAGCCCTAATCATAGCCTACGTAATTAATAAACCACTTGCCGTGGTTTTGATGGTCCTCATTCAATCATTCTTCAACAACACCTACGGAGTGGCCAACACATCAATCGTCGGTGACTACGCCAGGGAATTCACATCACTTGTTAAGTACTTCAGTAGGCTTAGGGTGGGGATTAACGCCGGGTGGGCGATAGGGCCGGCCATTGGCGGCCTGCTTTATGAGATTTACGGCTTTAGAATACTCATACTCCTTGGCTCGGTGATACCACTGATGGCCCTACCATTACTAATGACCCTGCCAGAGCCCAATTATGTGGCTGAGGCTGGGCTGACGTTCCACGTGAATAGGGCGTTCGCGCTGTTCCTAATACCGTCCTTCCTAACATTCCTCGTGATGGGCCAATTGGGTTTTCCACTGTTAACGTACTACAACATGCATGTTGGCCTAACCACCTTTCAGGTTGGTCTGCTTTACATGGAGAATGGGTTACTGGTGGTCTTCCTCCAGGACATAATCGGCAGGTACTTAAGGAGGCCGAGCTTGATCTCACTTGGTATGGTTATTTACGGGGTGAGTTACCTGGCGGTGGCCTTCATACCGGGCTTTGCCTGGGCCGTTGTGGGCATGTTCTTCATAACGCTGGCTGAGATGGTTGTTTCACCGTTATCGCAGAGCATAGCCAACGCCCTAGCCGATCCAAGGTCCAGGGGTAGGTACATGGGCCTATACTCACTTATTACTGGCCTGGGCAGGACCATGGCATCCTCGATCTCAGGCGTACTCCTGAGCTACGCGATTAAGCAACCATTCGCGATGTGGGGCTTCGTATTCGCGGTGGCCATATCATCATCTGGGCTTTACTCAATCATTATTAGGGATGCCTTAGTGCTTTCTCGGAGGGCGTAA
- a CDS encoding APC family permease has translation METKQGVFLRESTGLVKEAGFWDAVSINIANMSIGAALGTVGFTLAVLPSVTGVNLVYASLIAFLLSVPQIIVYTLLTTLIPRTGGDYVWLTRAFGPRAAWLVNGLVMAFVIQALAYYALVAIAGVFQLESVLPILGINASFNTLSMISIAIALFAVIVITNILGTKYGIRLMTVLTTISLIGLIITVVILFITPRSMAIAAINKLLPSGYTYSSLASSYKGPEFTLSGAFMVIPFFALYVYPWLMAGPAIASEIRGRGAIKYNVPAAALITMVMATIGFEALYRSLGFNFVTAALSNPNINGILNYWTIAMAVSSNNVLSWIIGISSVTWYLAILAYGAIVIVRYWFALALDRVWPSFFAYVSPRFGTPIYAHAFDLAITAMLIALTGIFYGTFTALYGTEVGPLTYLALVGVAAVLIALRKNRELSGGVRTALIVSGILQFLVFIFLDYEFLAYPQIWGGNWLAYGVELGAVVLGIAAYVIARSIYLKRYGIDISVAYVEIPPE, from the coding sequence GCGCTGGGTACTGTGGGGTTCACTCTGGCGGTGCTACCCAGCGTTACTGGTGTAAACCTGGTCTATGCATCGTTAATTGCATTTTTGCTTTCAGTGCCTCAAATAATAGTCTACACACTACTAACCACGTTAATACCGCGCACCGGTGGTGACTATGTCTGGCTAACCAGGGCATTCGGACCAAGGGCTGCCTGGCTCGTTAATGGCTTGGTCATGGCATTCGTAATACAGGCCCTGGCCTACTACGCACTTGTTGCCATAGCTGGCGTCTTTCAGCTTGAGTCTGTACTACCGATATTGGGTATAAATGCGTCTTTCAATACCTTGTCCATGATATCCATAGCCATCGCCCTTTTCGCCGTTATAGTCATAACAAACATATTGGGTACTAAGTACGGCATTAGGTTAATGACCGTACTAACCACCATATCGCTCATTGGGTTAATAATTACAGTGGTAATATTATTTATAACACCCAGGTCCATGGCCATTGCGGCAATTAATAAGTTACTACCCAGTGGCTACACATACTCATCACTCGCCAGTAGTTACAAGGGCCCTGAATTCACATTGAGCGGCGCGTTCATGGTGATACCATTCTTCGCGCTCTATGTTTATCCATGGTTAATGGCAGGACCAGCAATAGCATCTGAGATAAGGGGTAGGGGTGCCATTAAGTATAACGTGCCTGCGGCGGCCTTAATAACGATGGTAATGGCAACAATAGGCTTCGAAGCCCTTTACCGCTCGCTGGGTTTTAACTTCGTGACCGCCGCATTGTCCAACCCCAACATTAATGGTATCCTGAATTACTGGACCATTGCCATGGCCGTGTCAAGCAATAACGTGCTCAGTTGGATTATTGGTATATCATCAGTCACCTGGTACCTGGCAATACTGGCCTACGGCGCCATTGTGATTGTTAGGTATTGGTTTGCCCTTGCCCTTGATAGGGTTTGGCCGAGTTTCTTTGCGTATGTAAGTCCTAGGTTTGGAACGCCAATATACGCACATGCATTTGACCTGGCAATAACGGCAATGCTCATTGCGCTAACGGGCATATTCTACGGAACATTCACAGCACTATACGGAACTGAGGTTGGCCCACTGACATACTTAGCGTTGGTCGGCGTCGCCGCAGTCTTGATAGCCCTAAGGAAGAACAGGGAATTGAGTGGTGGGGTTAGGACCGCCCTTATTGTTTCTGGTATTCTTCAATTCCTCGTATTCATATTCCTCGACTATGAATTCCTAGCCTATCCACAGATTTGGGGCGGTAATTGGCTGGCCTACGGCGTTGAACTCGGCGCAGTAGTACTCGGTATTGCAGCCTATGTAATCGCAAGATCAATCTACCTAAAGAGGTATGGCATAGACATATCAGTAGCCTACGTGGAAATACCACCAGAGTGA
- a CDS encoding DUF1634 domain-containing protein — protein MPRQDMDYVIGLALRYGVIISIALILIGVILFHVKGEALGCSETLIMNPTSPVNTTVIPPMYALSRLPNLDPLSFIILGLMVLIATPVLRVALGIASFAMERDWLYVFITVVVFINLMLAIFVLPSIMHLHANPQLLKLLCPSS, from the coding sequence ATGCCTAGGCAAGACATGGACTATGTGATTGGGCTTGCCCTTAGGTACGGTGTTATAATCAGCATAGCCCTAATACTAATTGGTGTTATACTCTTCCATGTTAAGGGTGAGGCCCTTGGGTGCAGCGAGACACTGATCATGAACCCAACATCCCCGGTAAACACCACAGTCATACCACCAATGTACGCATTATCCAGGCTACCTAACCTAGACCCTCTCTCGTTCATAATACTTGGGCTCATGGTCCTCATAGCGACCCCAGTGCTTAGGGTTGCCCTGGGTATTGCCTCCTTCGCAATGGAGAGGGATTGGCTCTACGTGTTCATAACCGTGGTGGTATTCATAAACCTAATGCTCGCCATATTCGTACTACCATCAATAATGCACCTACATGCAAATCCACAGTTACTCAAGTTACTCTGCCCATCCTCATAA